A single Strix aluco isolate bStrAlu1 chromosome 20, bStrAlu1.hap1, whole genome shotgun sequence DNA region contains:
- the TLR4 gene encoding LOW QUALITY PROTEIN: toll-like receptor 4 (The sequence of the model RefSeq protein was modified relative to this genomic sequence to represent the inferred CDS: deleted 1 base in 1 codon), with translation MPGLLKMPRRGALPLWTLVVLLQLALVPSQLAGCLLNPCLEVIANKTFRCTGLNISGVPAEVPNTTQNLDLSFSNLKSLGSNYFSPVPELQLLDLTRCHLHTIEDNSFKDLPNLSTLILTANSLQYLGTAAFYGLTSLKKLVLVETNLTSLTDLPIGHLHTLQELNLGQNNIASLKLPKYFSNLTSLRHLSFISNKITYISKGDLDALREVNRLNLTLVLSLNNIKYIEPGSFAKIHLGELVLRSSFEDFNGMSTSLQGLTGLHVNRLIVGEFSDRQRRVDFQSRLLSGLCHVQMQEFVLISFREFEDNTDTLFNCIGNISSIRLVDLQLEKVSEVPVLSQVKQLECKKCKFKEVPAMKLSLFKELRVLRITKSKHLNTFQQEFWGLSNLEVIDLSENRLSFTSCCSPKFHACPNLKHLNLSFNSDISVTGDFINVKNLLYLDLQHTKLFGPGSYPVFLSLQKLIYLDISYTRTHVKSQCTFCGLNSLKVLKMAGNSFENNKLANNFKNLSHLHTLDISSCKLVQVDQSTFDALSELKELNISNNKLLIFDPVVYKPLQALRALDFSNNQLSVLLDSALEMLPDSLVLLDISQNLFECSCVNLNFLKWIKEKQELLQNKELMICHTPAYMKNVNLSSFYLSSCQLKVSTVTSSVIMLLTAAVFLFLIYKYYFQLYYSLVLLSGCKHSAERGDTYDAFVIHSSKDQEWVMKELVEPLEGGTPPFQLCLYYRDFLPGVPIVTNIIQEGFLSSRNVIAVISTDFLESKWCSFEFDIAQSWQLVEGKAGIIMIVLEEVNKALLRQRLGLSRYLRRNTYLEWKNKEISRHIFWRQLTGVLLEGRKQNYKDVELMSEVKERSLLSCLPSWPWLMAGAQKLVLL, from the exons atGCCTGGCCTCCTGAAGATGCCCAGGAGAGGAGCTCTTCCCCTGTGGACACTCgtggtgctgctgcagctggcgCTTGTCCCATCACAGCTGGCAGGCTGCCTCCTCAATCCCTGTTTGGAG GTCATCGCTAACAAAACTTTCAGATGCACGGGACTGAACATCTCTGGAGTTCCTGCTGAAGTCCCAAACACCACCCAGAACTTGGATCTCAGTTTCAGCAATCTGAAATCACTGGGGTCAAATTATTTTTCACCAGTTCCTGAACTGCAGCTTCTAGATCTTACAAG GTGCCACCTCCATACAATAGAAGATAACTCCTTTAAGGATCTTCCTAACCTTTCCACCTTAATTTTAACTGCCAATTCCCTCCAGTACCTGGGGACAGCAGCCTTCTATGGCTTAACATCTCTGAAAAAACTAGTACTGGTGGAAACTAACCTAACCTCTCTGACTGACCTACCCATTGGACACTTGCATACCCTGCAGGAGCTGAATTTGGGCCAAAACAACATTGCTTCATTGAAGCTTCCCAAGTATTTCAGCAACCTGACCTCTCTCAGGCACCTGAGCTTTATCTCTAACAAGATCACATATATCTCCAAAGGAGACCTTGATGCCTTGAGGGAGGTGAACAGGCTCAACCTCACGCTGGTGCTTTCCttgaataatataaaatatatagagCCAGGGTCCTTTGCAAAGATTCACCTTGGTGAGCTGGTTCTAAGGTCCTCTTTTGAGGACTTCAATGGGATGAGCACTTCTCTTCAAGGCCTGACTGGTTTACACGTCAACAGACTAATAGTTGGAGAATTCAGCGACCGTCAGAGACGGGTAGACTTTCAGAGTAGACTTTTGAGTGGACTGTGTCACGTACAAATGCAAGAGTTTGTTTTAATCTCTTTCAGGGAATTTGAGGATAACACAGACACTCTTTTTAACTGCATAGGCAACATCTCCAGTATTCGGTTAGTGGACCTCCAACTTGAAAAGGTGTCAGAGGTCCCTGTGTTGTCTCAAGTGAAACAGCTGGAATGCAAGAAATGCAAGTTTAAGGAAGTGCCTGCCATGAAGCTGTCTCTTTTCAAGGAACTGAGAGTACTTCGTATTACCAAGAGCAAACACCTCAATACCTTCCAGCAGGAATTTTGGGGTCTAAGTAACCTGGAGGTCATAGATTTGAGTGAGAATCGCCTCTCCTTCACTAGCTGCTGTTCCCCTAAGTTTCACGCATGTCCAAATTTGAAACACTTGAACCTAAGCTTCAATTCTGACATCAGCGTGACAGGAGATTTCATTAATGTGAAGAATTTGTTATATTTGGACCTTCAGCACACAAAGTTATTTGGTCCTGGATCCTATCCTGTCTTTCTATCCCTTCAGAAACTCATTTACCTCGATATTTCCTATACCAGAACTCATGTTAAATCCCAGTGTACATTTTGTGGCTTGAACTCTTTGAAAGTGCTCAAGATGGCAGGCAACTCCTTTGAGAACAATAAATTGGCCAACAACTTCAAAAACCTAAGTCACCTCCACACCTTGGATATTTCAAGTTGCAAATTAGTACAGGTGGATCAAAGTACATTTGATGCCCTCTCTGAACTAAAAGAGCTAAACATCAGCAACAATAAGCTACTGATCTTTGATCCTGTAGTCTACAAGCCACTCCAAGCCCTCAGAGCCCTGGATTTCAGCAACAACCAGCTGAGTGTTCTGTTGGACTCAGCCCTAGAAATGCTGCCTGATAGTCTGGTCTTGTTAGACATCTCTCAAAACCTGTTTGAATGCTCTTGTGTAAACCTGAACTTTCTGAAATGGATCAAGGAAAAGCAGGAGCTGTTGCAGAACAAGGAGTTGATGATATGCCACACGCCTGCATACATGAAGAACGTGAACCTGTCAAGCTTCTATTTGTCCTCCTGCCAACTCAAGGTAAGCACAGTGACATCCTCAGTGATCATGTTGCTCACTGCAGCAGTGTTCCTCTTCCTGATTTACAAGTACTACTTCCAGCTATACTACTCATTGGTGCTGCTCAGTGGGTGTAAACACTCTGCAGAAAGAGGTGACACCTATGATGCATTTGTTATCCACTCCAGTAAAGACCAAGAATGGGTGATGAAAGAGCTGGTGGAACCCTTAGAAGGAGGAACACCTCCCTTCCAGCTTTGTCTTTACTACAGGGATTTCCTACCAGGGGTACCCATTGTCACCAATATCATCCAAGAAGGTTTTCTGAGTAGCAGAAATGTCATCGCAGTCATCTCTACTGACTTTCTGGAAAGTAAGTGGTGTAGCTTTGAGTTTGACATTGCCCAGTCCTGGCAGCTTGTAGAAGGAAAAGCTGGAATCATCATGATTGTACTAGAAGAAGTGAATAAGGCCTTGCTGAGGCAGAGGCTGGGGCTGTCCCGATACCTGAGGAGGAATACCTATCTGGAGtggaaaaacaaggaaataagCAGACACATCTTCTGGAGGCAGCTGACAGGAGTCCTGCTAGAaggcaga aaacagaattacaaaGACGTAGAGCTAATGAGTGAAGTGAAAGAGAGATCACTTCTCTCCTGTCTCCCATCCTGGCCTTGGCTGATGGCTGGTGCTCAGAAGTTGGTTCTTCTGTGA